The Bacillota bacterium genome has a window encoding:
- a CDS encoding branched-chain amino acid transaminase, producing the protein MPKSYAYFEGNYVPLEDAKISVMTHAFMYGTACFEGIRAYYSPEENQLFVFRMKEHYERLVNSCKILQIKPVLSVDGMCEVTLEALRRSEFREDVYIRPIAYKSSKAIGVKLVGLDDDFLVFGVPFGDYLDVNKGIRVQVSTWRHLEDNIIPPRAKVNGAYVNAALAKSEALQNGYDEAIFLSGDGHLSEGSAENLFLVKCGKLVTTPSTEDILEGITRNTIIELAKDELGIETVERRIDRTELYTTDECFLCGTGAQISPVIEVDHRPVGTGEVGPITRKLQELYNDVVHGRVARYRKWCAAVYND; encoded by the coding sequence ATGCCAAAGTCATATGCTTACTTTGAAGGCAACTATGTGCCGCTAGAAGATGCAAAGATCAGTGTAATGACCCATGCATTTATGTACGGGACTGCCTGTTTCGAGGGCATCAGGGCCTACTATTCGCCGGAAGAAAACCAGCTTTTTGTATTCCGTATGAAAGAACACTATGAGAGGCTGGTAAATTCGTGTAAGATCCTTCAAATCAAACCGGTCCTGTCAGTTGACGGGATGTGTGAGGTCACCCTGGAGGCTCTCCGGCGGAGCGAATTCCGTGAAGACGTCTATATAAGGCCGATCGCTTACAAGAGTTCGAAGGCCATCGGCGTGAAACTCGTGGGGCTGGACGATGATTTCCTGGTATTTGGAGTGCCTTTTGGTGATTATCTCGACGTAAATAAAGGCATAAGGGTACAGGTCTCCACCTGGAGGCACTTGGAAGACAATATAATCCCGCCCCGGGCCAAAGTCAATGGAGCATATGTGAACGCTGCCCTCGCCAAATCCGAAGCTTTGCAGAATGGCTATGATGAGGCCATATTCCTGTCAGGAGACGGGCATCTCTCCGAGGGGAGCGCTGAGAATCTCTTCCTGGTCAAATGTGGGAAGCTTGTTACCACGCCTTCTACAGAAGACATTCTGGAGGGCATCACTCGTAACACCATCATAGAGCTTGCAAAAGATGAGCTCGGCATCGAGACCGTGGAACGCCGGATCGACAGGACAGAGTTATACACAACGGACGAGTGTTTCCTCTGCGGCACAGGAGCTCAGATATCGCCCGTCATAGAAGTGGACCACCGCCCGGTGGGAACTGGAGAGGTAGGGCCTATCACGAGAAAGCTTCAGGAGCTGTATAATGACGTGGTGCATGGAAGAGTGGCAAGATATCGCAAGTGGTGCGCCGCGGTCTACAACGATTGA
- the ilvD gene encoding dihydroxy-acid dehydratase → MPSEAAKEGVERAPHRSLLKAIGYGDSDISRPWVGIVSTENEIIPGHVHLGRLVDAARLGVASEGGTPVVFSTIGVCDGIAMNHEGMKYSLPSRELITDSIELMAKAHQFDALVMICNCDKTVPAMLMAAARLNIPSIIVSGGPMLTGKLAGRDIDLNTVFEAVGAVKSGRMSQEELLEIENSACPGCGSCAGMFTANTMNCLVEALGMGLPGNGTIPAVMGARIALARQAGRQVMDLLRKDIRPRDIMTEAAFRSAITVDVALGGSTNTVLHLTAVAHEAGVDLSLETFDDISRRTPHICNMSPGGPYHIQDLFYAGGIQAVMKILLDGGLLEGDHLTCTGRLAKENIMGARILDEEVIRPLDRPYHAQGGLAILKGNLAPGGAVVKQSAVLPEMMKYTGKARVFDSEDEATSAIFTGAIKPGDVVVIRYEGPRGGPGMREMLTPTSALAGMGLDSKVGLITDGRFSGATRGAAIGHVSPEAAVGGPIAAVRDGDEIVIDIPGRRLELMVSNDEIERRLSEWKPPAPKVREGYLARYSISVESGSKGAILKGIES, encoded by the coding sequence GTGCCAAGTGAAGCTGCAAAGGAAGGGGTAGAGAGAGCCCCCCATAGATCTTTGTTGAAGGCCATAGGCTATGGTGATAGTGATATATCTAGGCCCTGGGTGGGTATAGTGAGCACTGAAAATGAGATCATTCCCGGGCATGTCCACCTGGGGAGGTTGGTGGACGCTGCAAGGCTTGGCGTCGCTTCCGAAGGGGGCACCCCCGTTGTTTTCTCCACAATAGGCGTGTGCGATGGAATAGCCATGAACCATGAGGGAATGAAGTATTCGCTGCCGAGCAGGGAGCTCATAACCGACAGTATAGAGCTCATGGCAAAGGCCCATCAATTTGATGCGCTGGTTATGATATGCAATTGTGATAAGACGGTGCCTGCAATGCTGATGGCAGCTGCCAGATTGAATATCCCGAGCATCATTGTAAGTGGCGGGCCTATGCTTACAGGGAAGCTAGCCGGAAGGGATATAGACTTGAACACGGTCTTCGAAGCCGTTGGCGCAGTCAAGTCTGGTCGAATGTCTCAGGAAGAACTCCTTGAGATAGAAAACTCCGCCTGTCCTGGATGCGGCTCATGTGCAGGCATGTTCACGGCGAACACCATGAATTGCCTTGTTGAAGCCTTGGGCATGGGATTGCCAGGAAACGGTACGATACCTGCAGTCATGGGAGCGAGGATAGCCCTTGCTCGCCAGGCCGGGCGGCAGGTGATGGATCTTCTCCGGAAAGATATCAGACCCCGTGATATAATGACCGAGGCGGCCTTCAGGAGTGCCATAACAGTTGACGTCGCCCTAGGTGGATCCACAAATACGGTGCTGCATCTCACTGCAGTCGCCCACGAGGCCGGAGTTGATTTGAGTTTGGAGACCTTCGATGATATCAGCCGGCGGACGCCCCATATTTGCAACATGAGCCCAGGCGGGCCCTATCATATTCAGGATCTTTTCTATGCAGGAGGCATTCAGGCGGTCATGAAGATCCTGCTGGATGGAGGGCTTCTGGAAGGGGACCATCTCACATGCACCGGCCGATTGGCGAAGGAAAACATAATGGGCGCCCGCATTCTTGACGAAGAGGTCATTCGCCCGCTAGATCGACCATATCACGCCCAGGGAGGGCTTGCGATTCTAAAAGGCAATCTAGCCCCGGGTGGGGCCGTTGTCAAACAGTCCGCAGTGCTTCCCGAGATGATGAAATATACGGGCAAGGCCAGAGTTTTTGACTCTGAGGATGAGGCCACATCTGCTATCTTTACTGGGGCTATCAAGCCAGGGGATGTTGTCGTAATTCGATACGAGGGACCTCGAGGCGGACCGGGCATGAGAGAAATGCTCACTCCTACATCCGCTCTTGCGGGAATGGGGCTGGATAGTAAGGTCGGTCTCATTACAGATGGGAGATTCTCTGGGGCCACAAGAGGGGCTGCCATAGGCCATGTTTCACCTGAGGCCGCGGTCGGCGGGCCCATCGCCGCGGTGCGGGATGGCGACGAAATAGTAATAGACATACCAGGAAGGCGTCTCGAGTTGATGGTATCCAATGATGAAATAGAACGCAGGCTGAGTGAATGGAAGCCACCGGCTCCAAAAGTCCGCGAAGGATACCTAGCCAGATATTCAATATCAGTGGAGTCCGGAAGCAAAGGCGCTATCCTCAAAGGCATAGAATCATAG
- the leuD gene encoding 3-isopropylmalate dehydratase small subunit has translation MMITGRVWKFGNNIDTDLIIPARYLNTSDPAELAGHCMEDADPGFSGKVKPGDIIVAGSNFGCGSSREHAPIAIKACGVSCVIAASFARIFFRNAINIGLPVFESQEASEKIREGDLVEVDEAAGIIRNETTGETYRFVGFPPFMEEIIRAGGLVPYTAHRLAGITRAKQ, from the coding sequence ATAATGATAACCGGGAGAGTCTGGAAGTTTGGCAACAATATAGACACCGATCTTATTATACCCGCTCGCTACCTCAATACCTCGGATCCCGCAGAACTAGCCGGGCACTGTATGGAAGATGCGGATCCTGGGTTTTCGGGCAAGGTCAAGCCCGGCGATATAATTGTCGCCGGGAGCAACTTTGGCTGCGGGAGTTCCCGTGAACATGCTCCTATCGCCATAAAGGCATGCGGAGTCTCCTGTGTCATAGCCGCATCATTTGCGCGGATCTTCTTTAGAAATGCAATAAACATCGGCTTGCCTGTCTTTGAGTCACAGGAGGCGTCGGAGAAGATCCGGGAAGGAGATCTAGTCGAGGTAGATGAAGCGGCCGGCATCATAAGGAATGAGACCACGGGCGAGACCTACAGGTTTGTGGGCTTCCCGCCATTTATGGAGGAGATCATTCGGGCCGGGGGCCTTGTGCCTTATACTGCCCATAGACTTGCAGGCATCACCCGGGCGAAGCAATGA
- the leuC gene encoding 3-isopropylmalate dehydratase large subunit — translation MPFTITEKILGAHSSTGEIRAGEFANCRVDLVLGNDVTTPAALKEFKKIGAKSVFDKEKIVIVPDHFTPNKDIKSAEQARAVRLFAREQGLVHYFEVGRMGIEHVLLPDQGLIAPGDLIIGADSHTCTYGALGAFATGVGSTDMACAMATGEVWLRVPETLKFIYFGKRRPWVSGKDLILRTIAHIGVDGALYKAMEFTGEAVADLQMSDRFTMANMAIEAGAKNGIFEPDEKTLEYLKGRLKREFEIVRSDPDASYADIFEFDVGTIEPQVAFPHLPENSKPISEVGNIPIDQAVIGSCTNGRLEDLRIAAKVLQGKKVHPDVRLIVIPGTQEIYAKALQEGIIMVFIEAGAAVSTPTCGPCLGGHMGILAEGERAISTTNRNFVGRMGHPKSEVYLANPAIAAASAVLGRIGSPEELGVQP, via the coding sequence GTGCCATTCACAATCACAGAGAAGATCCTGGGAGCGCATTCATCCACAGGTGAGATCAGGGCAGGTGAATTTGCCAACTGCAGGGTCGATCTCGTCCTCGGCAACGATGTGACCACCCCTGCGGCCCTCAAGGAGTTTAAGAAGATCGGCGCGAAATCCGTTTTCGATAAGGAAAAGATAGTCATAGTGCCGGACCATTTCACTCCTAATAAAGATATAAAATCCGCAGAACAGGCTAGAGCTGTCCGGCTTTTTGCCAGAGAGCAAGGCCTTGTCCATTATTTTGAAGTGGGACGAATGGGAATCGAGCATGTCCTTTTGCCGGATCAAGGGCTTATAGCTCCAGGGGATCTCATCATAGGCGCCGACTCCCATACATGCACCTATGGGGCGCTTGGAGCTTTCGCCACCGGCGTGGGGAGTACTGATATGGCTTGTGCCATGGCTACAGGGGAGGTTTGGCTCAGGGTTCCAGAAACCCTCAAATTCATTTATTTTGGAAAACGCCGCCCCTGGGTCAGCGGCAAGGATCTGATCCTTCGCACAATAGCCCACATAGGCGTTGATGGCGCTCTGTACAAGGCTATGGAGTTCACCGGAGAGGCTGTAGCAGACCTCCAGATGAGCGACCGTTTCACCATGGCAAATATGGCCATCGAGGCCGGGGCAAAAAATGGTATCTTCGAGCCTGACGAAAAGACCCTGGAATACCTGAAAGGTCGCCTCAAAAGGGAATTTGAGATCGTAAGATCAGATCCTGATGCCAGTTATGCTGACATATTTGAATTCGATGTGGGAACTATTGAGCCTCAGGTCGCTTTCCCTCACCTTCCAGAGAATTCAAAGCCCATAAGCGAGGTCGGGAACATCCCCATTGATCAGGCCGTAATAGGATCCTGCACAAACGGGCGCCTGGAGGACCTGAGGATTGCTGCCAAGGTCCTGCAGGGGAAAAAGGTACATCCTGATGTAAGGCTCATCGTGATCCCTGGGACGCAAGAGATCTATGCAAAGGCTCTTCAAGAAGGCATCATAATGGTTTTCATAGAGGCGGGGGCGGCTGTCAGCACTCCAACATGTGGGCCATGTCTCGGTGGGCATATGGGAATACTTGCCGAAGGTGAACGAGCGATCTCTACAACCAACCGTAATTTTGTAGGACGTATGGGTCATCCGAAGAGCGAAGTCTACCTGGCAAATCCTGCAATAGCCGCGGCATCTGCTGTCCTGGGCAGGATTGGGAGTCCGGAAGAACTGGGGGTGCAACCATAA
- a CDS encoding oligosaccharide flippase family protein: protein MRDMRRQSFLQGAMLLTITGLINKALGAIYLIPLTRLIGAEGIGLYQMAYSVYGTILVVSSSGLPIAISKLVSERLARGEETNALRVFRVSLIFLLVTGIAFSVFLSLGASTIARRFLGDPRSYYTVKNIAPAVFLVAVMSAFRGYFQGRQIMLPTALSQLSEQVVRVSLALFLAYILLPRGVEFSAAGSAMGAVGGAFAGLLVLIAIYIYERAGKRPALSSHIDSNEDYLSILGELVSFAIPLTIGSLIAPLGDLANAAIIPARLRLSGKSMAEATALYGQLSAMGMSLIALPTVFTTAFATSLVPIISASMSKGNLAGARARAREAIRFTLIIALPAFVGLRELAWPICDLLFGCREAGNPLSVLAAGVIFLCLQQTISGLLHGLGMPLVTARNLLIGIGTGAGLNYYLAGIPGLGIRGAAFGTITGFAIVAFFNFAAAAQVLGDILDIASALRVTAISLILGPLIRYAYGFLLLILPSSSLATIACIFMTIPIYLMALLLIREVTVDECRRLPYAGWIINRILR from the coding sequence ATGCGGGACATGAGACGTCAATCCTTTCTTCAGGGAGCGATGCTGCTTACCATTACCGGTCTCATCAACAAGGCCTTAGGGGCCATCTATCTTATTCCTCTCACGCGTCTCATCGGAGCCGAAGGCATTGGCCTTTACCAGATGGCTTATTCAGTCTATGGGACTATCCTCGTAGTCTCGTCTTCAGGCCTTCCCATTGCCATCTCCAAGTTGGTTTCGGAAAGATTGGCGCGTGGTGAGGAGACAAATGCACTGAGGGTCTTCCGGGTATCCCTCATTTTCCTTCTGGTAACCGGAATAGCATTCTCTGTTTTTCTCTCTCTGGGAGCGTCTACGATTGCCAGACGCTTCCTTGGCGATCCCCGTTCATATTATACCGTCAAGAATATAGCCCCGGCGGTGTTTCTGGTGGCGGTGATGTCGGCATTCCGTGGGTATTTCCAGGGACGGCAGATCATGTTGCCCACAGCTCTCTCCCAGCTCTCGGAACAAGTGGTAAGGGTGAGCCTGGCTCTATTTCTGGCTTACATTTTGCTGCCGAGAGGGGTGGAATTCTCAGCAGCCGGTTCAGCCATGGGTGCCGTAGGGGGGGCATTTGCAGGTCTCCTTGTTCTCATTGCTATTTACATCTATGAACGGGCTGGCAAGCGGCCGGCACTGTCATCTCATATTGATTCCAACGAAGATTATCTTTCAATTCTTGGAGAGCTCGTTTCTTTCGCAATTCCCCTCACAATAGGGTCATTGATAGCGCCCCTCGGTGATCTGGCCAATGCAGCCATCATCCCGGCCAGGCTGAGGCTTTCCGGCAAATCTATGGCGGAGGCTACCGCATTATATGGTCAGCTGTCCGCAATGGGCATGAGCCTCATCGCCCTTCCTACAGTTTTCACTACCGCCTTTGCCACCAGCCTCGTCCCTATAATATCGGCGAGCATGAGCAAGGGAAATCTTGCAGGCGCACGGGCTAGGGCAAGGGAGGCCATCAGATTCACCCTGATTATTGCCTTGCCCGCCTTTGTGGGGCTGCGGGAGCTGGCCTGGCCTATATGTGACTTGCTCTTTGGCTGTCGTGAGGCGGGGAACCCGCTCAGTGTTCTGGCCGCGGGCGTAATCTTCCTGTGCCTGCAGCAGACTATCTCTGGCCTGCTCCATGGTCTTGGGATGCCGCTTGTCACGGCGCGTAACCTCTTGATAGGGATCGGCACAGGAGCTGGCCTCAACTATTATCTTGCTGGTATACCCGGCCTTGGAATCAGAGGCGCAGCCTTCGGAACCATCACCGGCTTCGCCATAGTTGCTTTCTTCAATTTCGCGGCGGCGGCGCAGGTCCTTGGAGATATACTGGACATTGCCTCTGCATTGAGGGTAACGGCCATAAGTCTCATTCTAGGGCCCCTCATTCGCTATGCCTATGGTTTCTTGCTTTTGATCCTGCCGTCATCCAGCCTTGCTACCATAGCCTGTATCTTTATGACCATCCCCATCTATCTCATGGCTTTGCTCCTGATCCGCGAGGTCACCGTCGACGAGTGCAGAAGGTTACCATACGCGGGCTGGATCATAAATAGGATCCTGCGGTAG
- a CDS encoding F420-0:Gamma-glutamyl ligase: MCQVEVVTITNWVEEGLLRSPVFHERAAEGILCGLADYFSQTKSPPSYGRLEKIPLRTHIISEEDDLVQIILRYAGDIVRPGDIICIAESVAAITQGRAVLPKDVNPSLLARFLCRFPGKDGSLATPPAMQLAIQEVGVPRILLGTLAAGLGRVVGRKGDFYRVAGKSLALIDDIAGTMPPFDKHVVLGPVNSSEVVKKIKEAVKAHAVIADVNDKGFVDIIGSTAPVSDEVLAQVLSDNPFGNDDQKTPIVILRGLLSAT; encoded by the coding sequence ATGTGCCAGGTTGAGGTCGTGACCATCACCAACTGGGTGGAAGAAGGGTTGCTGAGGAGTCCCGTCTTCCATGAACGAGCTGCCGAGGGCATCCTCTGCGGCCTTGCGGATTATTTCTCCCAGACCAAATCGCCGCCATCATATGGCCGACTGGAAAAGATTCCCCTCAGGACTCATATCATCTCCGAGGAAGATGATCTAGTCCAGATCATTCTCAGATATGCAGGAGACATTGTTCGCCCTGGTGACATCATCTGTATCGCAGAGAGTGTCGCGGCAATTACCCAGGGAAGAGCCGTATTGCCAAAGGATGTAAACCCTTCCTTGCTTGCGCGTTTTCTGTGTCGTTTCCCCGGAAAAGACGGGAGTCTTGCCACTCCGCCGGCCATGCAGCTTGCCATCCAGGAAGTAGGCGTCCCTCGCATTCTTTTGGGAACCCTGGCAGCCGGTCTTGGGCGTGTGGTGGGGAGAAAGGGGGATTTCTACCGGGTGGCTGGAAAGTCACTGGCATTGATAGATGATATCGCTGGTACCATGCCTCCTTTTGATAAACATGTGGTATTGGGTCCGGTCAATTCCAGTGAGGTGGTCAAGAAGATAAAAGAGGCTGTCAAAGCTCATGCAGTCATTGCTGACGTAAATGATAAGGGGTTTGTAGATATCATTGGCTCCACTGCTCCCGTCTCAGATGAAGTCCTGGCTCAGGTCTTGAGTGATAATCCTTTTGGAAATGATGATCAGAAAACGCCTATCGTAATACTCAGGGGACTCCTTTCAGCCACATAA
- the recN gene encoding DNA repair protein RecN: MLQDLHVSNFGLIEDLTIMFDRGLNVLTGETGAGKTMIVDAISLLLGGRGSSEMIRQGSDSAFIECSFYVPPGSQTAKQLTDAGFPPDADGLLVFSREITSSGRSRCKVNGNLTTAGVMSQIGSYLVDIHGQHEHQSLLRPDKQLELLDAFAGPEILLLRGRVEDLVKKLRDLTKELETVTADGKQLASKVELLRFELDEIRSAKLTADEEEKLSSERTILANSEKLYSHATKAYSLLYSGDGEHMAAQDLLALSLSELQAALALDPSLQPLCEALEGALTQISEVSRDVRGYADRIEFRPDRLAEVESRLALIQRLRRKYGKTVAELMEYAEKIESELSRISNSSERASLLKKEIDKIKGELGELCGSLSRMRKEVAKELSNRISRELNDLAMQDAVFEINFTSRESPDGIPVNGKLLDLGPKGVDQVEFLISANPGEEPKPLSRVASGGELSRIMLAIRTVLAEADEILTLIFDEIDAGIGGRAAAKVAQKLASIGKVRQVLCVTHLAQIAGAGDSHFYISKEVIGGRTRSNVAKLEDQERVVELARMLSGNETSEITLRHAREILENARMARDGERVKRAN; encoded by the coding sequence ATGCTTCAGGATCTTCATGTGTCCAATTTTGGCCTGATCGAAGACCTTACCATCATGTTTGATCGGGGCCTCAATGTGCTGACCGGGGAGACAGGCGCCGGAAAGACTATGATTGTCGATGCAATCAGTCTACTGCTGGGAGGCCGAGGATCTTCTGAAATGATCCGTCAAGGCTCTGATAGCGCATTTATCGAGTGTTCTTTTTATGTACCGCCCGGATCCCAGACGGCAAAGCAGCTTACGGACGCTGGATTTCCCCCGGACGCCGATGGGCTTTTGGTCTTTTCGCGGGAAATCACATCTTCGGGCCGTTCAAGATGCAAGGTAAATGGTAACCTCACCACTGCAGGAGTGATGAGCCAGATAGGAAGTTACCTGGTTGACATCCATGGCCAACATGAACATCAATCTCTCTTGCGGCCTGACAAGCAGCTGGAGCTTCTCGACGCATTCGCCGGCCCAGAGATTCTGCTGTTGCGGGGAAGGGTGGAAGACCTTGTCAAGAAGCTAAGAGATTTGACGAAGGAACTCGAAACCGTCACAGCCGATGGGAAGCAGCTTGCCAGCAAGGTAGAACTTCTGCGTTTTGAACTGGACGAGATACGATCCGCCAAGCTCACGGCAGATGAAGAAGAAAAGCTCTCTTCGGAGAGGACGATCCTAGCCAACAGCGAGAAGCTGTACTCCCATGCCACAAAAGCATATTCTTTACTCTACTCAGGTGATGGCGAACACATGGCGGCGCAAGATCTCCTCGCACTATCGCTATCCGAGCTCCAGGCCGCGTTGGCTTTAGATCCGAGCCTTCAGCCGCTATGTGAAGCTTTAGAGGGTGCTTTGACCCAAATCTCCGAGGTGTCGCGTGATGTCAGGGGCTACGCAGACCGTATAGAATTCCGGCCTGATCGTTTGGCTGAGGTCGAGAGCAGGCTGGCCCTCATACAGAGACTCAGGCGGAAATACGGGAAGACTGTGGCCGAACTCATGGAGTATGCGGAAAAAATCGAGTCTGAATTGAGCCGCATATCCAACAGCAGTGAACGCGCATCTCTCTTAAAGAAGGAAATAGACAAGATCAAAGGGGAGCTTGGAGAGCTTTGTGGTTCGTTATCCAGGATGCGCAAGGAGGTCGCCAAAGAATTATCAAATCGCATCTCACGAGAATTAAACGACCTGGCAATGCAGGACGCTGTTTTCGAGATCAATTTTACTTCGAGGGAAAGCCCGGATGGAATACCGGTAAATGGGAAACTGCTCGATCTCGGGCCGAAGGGCGTAGATCAGGTCGAATTCTTGATATCAGCCAACCCTGGTGAGGAGCCAAAGCCCCTTTCGAGGGTCGCCAGCGGGGGCGAGCTTTCTCGTATCATGCTGGCCATCAGGACGGTCCTTGCAGAAGCAGATGAAATCCTTACGCTGATCTTTGATGAAATAGACGCCGGAATTGGAGGGAGGGCCGCTGCTAAGGTCGCGCAGAAATTGGCGTCCATCGGCAAGGTCAGGCAGGTGCTTTGCGTGACTCATCTAGCGCAAATAGCTGGAGCAGGCGACTCGCATTTTTATATTTCCAAGGAGGTGATAGGTGGACGCACCAGGTCCAATGTGGCTAAACTCGAGGACCAAGAAAGGGTGGTGGAACTAGCTCGAATGCTCTCTGGAAATGAAACTAGCGAGATCACCTTGAGACATGCCCGCGAGATTCTGGAAAACGCCAGGATGGCAAGGGATGGTGAAAGAGTAAAAAGAGCAAATTGA
- a CDS encoding arginine repressor, translating to MKLARHAKILELIKEKEIETQEELVQELSNYGFDVTQATISRDIKELHLVKLPTREGRYRYAIPHERAAGDLHRRLAQVFKESVISLDFSENLIVIRTLTGNAHAVAAAIDAVAWDGIIGTIAGDDTILIVVKSKSRVEELFEKFSKMRS from the coding sequence GTGAAGTTAGCGCGTCATGCCAAGATCCTGGAGTTGATCAAGGAGAAGGAAATAGAGACCCAGGAGGAACTTGTGCAAGAACTCAGCAACTATGGTTTCGACGTGACTCAGGCCACCATTTCGCGAGACATAAAGGAACTCCATCTTGTGAAACTCCCAACGAGAGAGGGACGTTACCGGTATGCCATACCGCACGAGCGTGCCGCCGGTGATCTGCACAGGCGTTTGGCGCAGGTGTTCAAGGAATCTGTCATCAGCCTGGATTTCAGCGAGAATCTCATTGTGATACGTACCTTGACCGGGAACGCCCATGCCGTGGCTGCTGCCATTGATGCTGTAGCATGGGATGGGATCATCGGCACAATAGCGGGGGACGATACGATCTTGATCGTCGTAAAATCGAAATCCCGGGTGGAAGAGCTTTTCGAGAAGTTCAGCAAAATGAGAAGCTAG
- a CDS encoding NAD(+)/NADH kinase, giving the protein MTKIGLIPHLGKKDALSTTRKLMEWISEMGGQALVDPQTAEFFGMRELSFGTKDVGKKIDLAIVLGGDGALLAASRDLAGTGVPILGVNVGHLGFLTEVDLSGLKDALSKLLSGRYSVEDRMMLEAGVIRDGEEIERFIGLNDAVITKGAFARMIRLETYIDAHYIGTYPADGVIVATPTGSTAYSLSAGGPIVNPCVRTLIVTFICPHTLFARSIVAAEDESVRVVVSATHEEVMLTMDGQVGFKLANKDEVVVRRAAAITKLVRLGEWNFYEVLRARLAEGRV; this is encoded by the coding sequence ATGACTAAGATCGGTTTGATACCTCATCTTGGCAAGAAGGACGCACTTTCAACCACTCGAAAGCTCATGGAGTGGATCAGCGAGATGGGTGGCCAGGCCCTTGTAGATCCACAGACTGCCGAGTTTTTCGGAATGAGGGAGCTTTCCTTCGGGACCAAGGATGTTGGAAAGAAAATCGACCTCGCCATCGTGCTGGGTGGTGATGGGGCTCTTCTAGCAGCTTCTAGAGATCTTGCCGGAACTGGCGTGCCAATACTCGGGGTGAATGTCGGGCACCTTGGGTTCTTGACGGAGGTAGATCTGTCGGGTCTCAAGGATGCTCTATCGAAGCTCTTGTCTGGCCGTTATTCCGTTGAGGACAGGATGATGTTAGAGGCTGGTGTCATCAGGGACGGCGAGGAGATCGAGAGGTTCATAGGACTGAATGACGCGGTAATCACCAAAGGTGCTTTTGCCAGGATGATCAGGCTCGAAACCTATATTGATGCCCATTATATTGGAACATACCCGGCAGACGGCGTCATAGTGGCAACTCCGACGGGATCCACCGCTTATTCCCTGTCAGCCGGTGGGCCTATCGTAAACCCATGTGTGCGCACCCTGATCGTGACTTTCATTTGCCCGCATACCCTTTTCGCAAGGTCAATTGTGGCAGCCGAGGATGAGAGCGTGCGGGTGGTGGTTTCCGCTACCCATGAAGAGGTCATGCTGACAATGGATGGCCAGGTTGGTTTTAAATTGGCCAATAAAGATGAAGTCGTAGTGCGCAGAGCCGCTGCTATAACAAAGCTGGTCCGGCTGGGCGAGTGGAATTTCTATGAGGTGCTCCGCGCGCGACTGGCAGAAGGAAGGGTGTAA
- a CDS encoding TlyA family RNA methyltransferase, producing MCPGKADEKMRLDMLLVRLGFFETREKARRSIMAREVSVNGMVEDKPGTMVAISSQVEVRALSDRYVSRGGIKLEGALIDLDIDVRDKVAIDIGASTGGFTDCLLRHGARKVYAVDVGKGQLIWKLREDPRVVTLEGVNIRHASPDIFPEKADIITVDVSFISVTKFLDLLREFVKPSGQILILIKPQFEAGREKVGKGGVVKDPRVHREVINSIIDFALSHGFGYRGLTYSKIKGPKGNIEFFLLLGPKPEEDGTTSRDELQAQISEVVAKAQVGAFS from the coding sequence ATGTGTCCGGGTAAAGCCGATGAAAAGATGCGGCTGGACATGTTACTTGTCCGGCTTGGATTTTTCGAGACGAGAGAAAAAGCAAGGCGCTCGATAATGGCCAGGGAAGTGTCAGTAAATGGGATGGTTGAGGATAAGCCAGGGACCATGGTGGCGATATCTTCACAGGTTGAGGTAAGAGCCCTTTCGGATCGTTATGTGAGTCGCGGTGGGATCAAGCTGGAAGGGGCCCTCATTGACCTTGATATCGATGTTCGGGATAAGGTCGCTATCGACATCGGCGCCTCTACAGGCGGTTTTACTGACTGCCTCCTCAGGCATGGAGCCCGGAAAGTATACGCTGTGGATGTAGGAAAAGGACAGCTCATCTGGAAGTTGAGAGAAGACCCGAGAGTGGTCACCCTGGAAGGCGTCAATATCCGTCATGCCAGCCCTGACATCTTCCCGGAGAAGGCAGATATCATCACTGTTGACGTTTCTTTTATCTCAGTCACCAAATTTCTTGACCTATTGAGAGAATTTGTGAAACCATCGGGCCAAATCCTCATATTGATAAAGCCCCAGTTTGAAGCTGGTCGCGAGAAAGTCGGCAAGGGCGGAGTGGTGAAGGACCCCAGGGTCCACAGAGAAGTGATAAATAGTATAATAGATTTTGCTCTCTCTCATGGTTTTGGGTATCGAGGGTTGACTTATTCAAAGATCAAGGGGCCTAAGGGCAATATTGAGTTCTTTCTTCTCTTGGGACCTAAGCCAGAGGAAGATGGGACCACCTCGCGAGATGAACTTCAGGCCCAGATAAGTGAGGTCGTCGCGAAGGCACAAGTGGGGGCATTTTCATGA